In the genome of Streptococcus mitis, one region contains:
- a CDS encoding glycosyl hydrolase family 25 has protein sequence MRKKINPLILFGFFGIIIFILILNRPRFEDHPVKTKSNIAQVQTQALHNIDKPVIDVSGWQRPEEINYDTLSQNISGAIVRVHSGAQSLKENDASFINGIDKAFKTHITEFQKRNVPVGVYAFVAGKSVQEMEKAAEVFYNASSPYTPSYYWLDVEDKTMSNMNEGVEAFRAKLESLGAKNIGIYVGVYFMEEHSIDTDKFTSVWIPSYGSNTGFFESKPNTDLDYDIHQYTSKGKIAGFDHDLDINVISSLKNKEETFRKLFLKP, from the coding sequence ATGAGAAAGAAAATTAATCCGCTTATTTTATTTGGTTTTTTTGGGATTATAATTTTCATTTTAATCCTAAATCGCCCTCGTTTTGAAGATCATCCTGTAAAAACAAAATCCAATATCGCCCAAGTACAGACACAAGCACTACATAATATAGATAAACCAGTAATTGATGTTTCTGGTTGGCAACGTCCTGAGGAAATTAATTACGATACTCTGTCCCAAAACATTTCTGGAGCTATCGTTCGCGTCCATAGTGGCGCTCAGTCTTTAAAAGAAAACGATGCTTCCTTTATCAATGGGATAGATAAGGCCTTTAAGACCCATATTACCGAGTTTCAAAAACGAAATGTACCCGTTGGGGTCTATGCCTTTGTAGCTGGAAAAAGTGTCCAAGAAATGGAAAAGGCTGCCGAAGTATTTTATAACGCCTCTTCACCATACACTCCTAGTTACTATTGGCTAGACGTGGAAGACAAAACCATGTCCAATATGAACGAAGGTGTTGAAGCCTTTCGGGCAAAACTAGAATCGCTAGGTGCTAAAAATATCGGAATCTACGTTGGGGTCTACTTCATGGAAGAACACAGTATTGATACAGATAAGTTTACCTCTGTTTGGATTCCTTCATACGGTTCAAATACTGGCTTTTTCGAAAGCAAACCTAATACGGACTTAGATTACGACATCCACCAGTACACTTCTAAAGGAAAAATTGCTGGCTTTGACCACGATTTAGATATCAACGTCATCTCTTCCTTAAAAAACAAAGAAGAAACTTTTAGAAAACTCTTTTTAAAACCTTAA
- a CDS encoding lysine--tRNA ligase, which yields MSTEHMEELNDQQIVRREKMAALREQGIDPFGKRFERTANSQELKDKFADLDKEQLHDKNETATIAGRLVTKRGKGKVGFAHLQDREGQIQIYVRKDAVGEENYEIFKKADLGDFLGVEGEVMRTDMGELSIKATHITHLSKALRPLPEKFHGLTDVETIYRKRYLDLISNRESFERFVTRSKIISEIRRYLDQKGFLEVETPVLHNEAGGAAARPFITHHNAQNIDMVLRIATELHLKRLIVGGMERVYEIGRIFRNEGMDATHNPEFTSIEVYQAYADFQDIMDLTEGIIQHAAKSVKGDGPVNYQGTEIKINEPFKRVHMVDAIKEITGVDFWQDMTLEEAKAIAAEKKVPVEKHYTEVGHIINAFFEEFVEETLIQPTFVYGHPVAVSPLAKKNPEDERFTDRFELFIMTKEYGNAFTELNDPIDQLSRFEAQAKAKELGDDEATGIDYDYIEALEYGMPPTGGLGIGIDRLCMLLTDTTTIRDVLLFPTMK from the coding sequence ATGTCAACAGAACATATGGAAGAACTAAATGACCAGCAGATCGTTCGCCGTGAAAAAATGGCTGCGCTTCGTGAACAAGGAATCGATCCTTTCGGAAAACGCTTTGAACGCACTGCAAATTCACAAGAATTAAAAGATAAATTTGCTGACCTTGATAAAGAACAATTACACGATAAAAACGAAACAGCTACTATCGCAGGACGCTTGGTAACTAAACGTGGTAAAGGAAAAGTTGGCTTTGCCCACCTTCAAGACCGCGAAGGTCAAATCCAAATCTACGTACGTAAAGATGCTGTCGGTGAAGAAAACTACGAAATCTTCAAAAAAGCAGACCTAGGTGATTTCCTTGGTGTCGAAGGTGAAGTGATGCGTACAGATATGGGAGAACTCTCTATCAAGGCGACTCACATTACACACTTGTCTAAGGCCCTTCGTCCTCTTCCAGAGAAATTCCACGGTTTGACAGACGTTGAAACAATTTACCGTAAACGTTACCTTGACTTGATTTCTAACCGTGAAAGCTTTGAGCGTTTTGTCACTCGTTCAAAAATCATCTCTGAAATCCGTCGTTACCTTGACCAAAAAGGTTTCCTTGAAGTGGAAACACCTGTTCTTCACAACGAAGCTGGTGGTGCGGCGGCCCGTCCATTTATCACCCACCACAATGCCCAAAACATTGACATGGTACTTCGTATCGCGACTGAGCTTCACTTGAAACGCCTTATCGTTGGTGGTATGGAACGCGTCTATGAAATTGGCCGTATCTTCCGTAATGAGGGAATGGATGCCACTCATAACCCTGAATTTACTTCTATCGAAGTCTACCAAGCTTATGCAGACTTCCAAGACATCATGGACTTGACTGAAGGCATTATCCAACACGCTGCTAAATCAGTTAAGGGCGATGGTCCGGTTAACTACCAAGGTACTGAAATCAAGATTAACGAACCATTTAAACGTGTTCACATGGTGGATGCTATCAAAGAAATTACTGGTGTAGACTTCTGGCAAGATATGACTTTGGAAGAAGCTAAAGCTATCGCTGCTGAGAAGAAAGTTCCAGTTGAGAAACACTACACTGAAGTTGGCCACATCATCAATGCTTTCTTTGAAGAGTTTGTTGAAGAAACCTTGATTCAACCAACCTTTGTCTATGGACATCCAGTAGCTGTATCTCCACTTGCTAAGAAAAATCCTGAAGACGAACGCTTTACTGATCGTTTCGAGCTCTTTATCATGACTAAGGAGTACGGTAATGCCTTTACTGAGTTGAACGACCCAATCGATCAGCTTAGCCGTTTCGAAGCCCAAGCTAAAGCTAAAGAACTTGGTGACGATGAAGCGACAGGTATCGACTATGACTACATTGAAGCTCTTGAATACGGTATGCCACCAACAGGTGGTTTGGGAATCGGTATCGACCGTCTCTGCATGCTCCTTACTGATACAACCACTATCCGTGACGTATTGCTCTTCCCAACAATGAAATAA
- a CDS encoding 1,2-diacylglycerol 3-glucosyltransferase, with protein sequence MRIGLFTDTYFPQVSGVATSIRTLKTELEKQGHVVFIFTTTDKDVNRYEDWQIIRIPSVPFFAFKDRRFAYRGFSKALEIAKQYQLDVIHTQTEFSLGLLGIWIARELEIPVIHTYHTQYEDYVHYIAKGFLIRPSMVKYLVRGFLHDVDGVVCPSEIVRDLLADYKVKIEKRVIPTGIELAKFERPEIKQENLKELRSKLGIQDDEQMLLSLSRISYEKNIQAVLAAFAEVLKEEDKVKLVVAGDGPYLDDLKEQAQKLEIQDSVIFTGMIAPSETALYYKAADFFISASTSETQGLTYLESLASGTPVIAHGNPYLDNLISDKMFGTLYYGEHDLAGAILEALIATPDMNEHTLSEKLYEISAENFGKRVHEFYLDAIISNNFEKDLAKDDTVSQRIFKTVLYLPQQVVAVPVKGSRRMLKASKTQLISMRDYWKDREE encoded by the coding sequence ATGCGAATTGGTTTATTTACAGATACCTATTTTCCTCAGGTTTCTGGTGTTGCGACCAGTATTCGAACTCTGAAAACAGAACTTGAAAAGCAGGGGCATGTTGTTTTTATCTTTACGACGACGGATAAGGATGTCAATCGCTATGAAGATTGGCAAATTATCCGCATTCCAAGTGTTCCTTTTTTTGCTTTTAAAGACCGTCGTTTTGCCTATCGAGGTTTCAGCAAGGCGCTTGAAATTGCTAAACAGTATCAACTGGATGTTATCCATACTCAGACAGAATTTTCTCTTGGCTTGTTGGGGATTTGGATTGCGCGTGAATTGGAAATTCCCGTCATTCATACCTATCACACCCAGTATGAAGACTATGTCCATTATATTGCCAAGGGGTTTCTGATTCGTCCGAGTATGGTCAAGTATCTGGTCAGAGGTTTCCTGCACGATGTGGATGGGGTTGTTTGCCCTAGTGAGATTGTTCGTGACTTGCTAGCTGACTATAAGGTCAAGATTGAAAAACGCGTCATTCCGACTGGGATTGAATTAGCCAAGTTTGAGCGTCCAGAAATTAAGCAGGAAAATTTGAAAGAACTGCGTAGTAAACTAGGGATTCAAGATGACGAACAGATGTTGCTGAGTCTTTCTAGAATTTCCTATGAAAAAAATATTCAAGCAGTATTGGCAGCCTTTGCAGAAGTTCTGAAAGAAGAAGACAAGGTCAAATTGGTGGTAGCGGGTGATGGTCCTTATCTGGATGACCTCAAAGAGCAAGCCCAGAAACTAGAGATTCAAGACTCCGTTATCTTTACAGGGATGATTGCTCCTAGTGAGACGGCTCTTTACTATAAGGCGGCAGATTTCTTCATCTCGGCATCGACAAGTGAAACGCAGGGTTTGACATACTTGGAAAGCTTAGCTAGTGGAACGCCTGTCATTGCTCACGGAAATCCTTATCTGGACAATCTTATCAGTGATAAAATGTTTGGAACCTTGTATTACGGTGAACATGATTTGGCTGGAGCTATTTTAGAGGCTCTAATTGCAACGCCAGATATGAATGAGCATACCTTATCAGAAAAACTATACGAGATTTCTGCTGAGAACTTTGGAAAACGGGTGCATGAATTTTATCTGGATGCCATTATTTCAAATAATTTCGAGAAAGATTTAGCCAAAGATGACACGGTCAGTCAGCGTATTTTTAAAACAGTTTTGTATCTACCGCAACAGGTGGTTGCTGTACCCGTAAAAGGCTCTAGACGGATGCTAAAGGCATCAAAAACACAGCTGATTAGCATGAGAGATTATTGGAAAGACCGTGAAGAATAG
- the obgE gene encoding GTPase ObgE (ObgE; essential GTPase; exhibits high exchange rate for GTP/GDP; associates with 50S ribosomal subunit; involved in regulation of chromosomal replication) has product MSMFLDTAKIKVKAGNGGDGMVAFRREKYVPNGGPWGGDGGRGGNVVFVVDEGLRTLMDFRYNRHFKADSGEKGMTKGMHGRGAEDLRVRVPQGTTVRDAETGKILTDLIEHGQEFIVAHGGRGGRGNIRFATPKNPAPEISENGEPGQERELQLELKILADVGLVGFPSVGKSTLLSVITSAKPKIGAYHFTTIVPNLGMVRTQSGESFAVADLPGLIEGASQGVGLGTQFLRHIERTRVILHIIDMSASEGRDPYEDYLAINKELESYNLRLMERPQIIVANKMDMPESQENLAEFKKKLAENYDEFEELPAIFPISGLTKQGLATLLDATAELLDKTPEFLLYDESDMEEEAYYGFDEEEKAFEISRDDDATWVLSGEKLMKLFNMTNFDRDESVMKFARQLRGMGVDEALRARGAKDGDLVRIGKFEFEFVD; this is encoded by the coding sequence ATGAGTATGTTTTTAGATACAGCCAAGATCAAGGTCAAGGCTGGTAATGGTGGTGATGGCATGGTTGCCTTTCGCCGTGAAAAATATGTCCCTAATGGCGGTCCTTGGGGTGGTGATGGTGGTCGTGGAGGAAATGTGGTCTTCGTTGTAGACGAAGGTTTGCGTACCTTGATGGATTTCCGCTACAATCGTCATTTCAAGGCTGATTCTGGTGAAAAAGGAATGACCAAAGGGATGCATGGTCGTGGTGCAGAGGATCTTAGAGTTCGAGTACCACAAGGTACAACTGTTCGTGATGCAGAGACTGGCAAGATCTTGACAGATTTGATTGAACACGGTCAAGAATTTATTGTAGCCCACGGTGGTCGCGGTGGTCGTGGAAATATTCGCTTTGCGACACCAAAAAATCCTGCACCTGAAATCTCTGAAAATGGGGAACCAGGTCAGGAACGTGAGTTACAATTGGAACTAAAAATCTTGGCAGATGTTGGTTTGGTAGGTTTCCCATCTGTTGGGAAATCAACACTTTTAAGTGTTATTACCTCAGCTAAACCTAAAATTGGTGCCTACCACTTTACCACTATTGTGCCAAATTTAGGTATGGTTCGTACCCAATCAGGTGAATCCTTTGCAGTAGCTGATTTACCAGGTTTGATTGAAGGTGCTAGTCAAGGTGTTGGTTTGGGAACCCAGTTCCTCCGTCACATCGAGCGTACACGTGTCATACTTCACATCATTGATATGTCAGCTAGCGAAGGACGTGATCCTTATGAGGATTATCTTGCTATTAACAAGGAGTTGGAGTCATACAATCTTCGTCTCATGGAGCGTCCACAGATTATCGTAGCCAATAAGATGGATATGCCTGAGAGTCAGGAAAATCTTGCAGAATTTAAGAAAAAATTAGCTGAAAACTACGATGAATTTGAAGAGTTGCCAGCCATTTTCCCAATATCTGGTTTAACCAAGCAAGGGCTGGCAACGCTTTTGGATGCGACAGCTGAATTGTTAGATAAGACACCAGAATTCTTGCTCTACGACGAGTCAGATATGGAGGAAGAAGCTTACTACGGCTTTGACGAGGAAGAAAAAGCCTTTGAAATTAGCCGTGATGACGATGCGACATGGGTACTGTCTGGTGAAAAACTCATGAAACTCTTTAATATGACTAACTTTGATCGTGATGAATCTGTCATGAAATTTGCTCGTCAGCTTCGTGGTATGGGGGTTGATGAAGCCCTTCGTGCGCGTGGTGCTAAGGATGGGGACTTGGTCCGCATTGGTAAATTTGAGTTTGAATTTGTAGACTAG
- a CDS encoding glycosyltransferase, which translates to MEKKKLRINMLSSSEKVAGQGVSGAYRELIRLLHRDAKDQLIVTENLPIEADVTHFHTIDFPYYLSTFQKKRSGRKIGYVHFLPDTLEGSLKIPFFLKGIVKRYVFSFYNRMEHLVVVNPMFIEDLVAAGIPREKVTYIPNFVNKEKWHPLSQEEIVRLRTELGLSDNQFIVVGAGQVQKRKGIDDFIRLAEELPQITFIWAGGFSFGGMTDGYERYKKMMDNPPKNLMFPGIVSPERMRELYALADLFLLPSYNELFPMTILEAASCEAPIMLRDLDLYKVILEGNYRATADREEMKEAILEYQANPAALKDLKEKAKNISREYSEEHLLQIWLDFYEKQAALGRK; encoded by the coding sequence ATGGAAAAAAAGAAATTACGCATCAATATGTTGAGTTCAAGTGAGAAAGTAGCAGGACAAGGAGTTTCAGGTGCCTACCGTGAATTGATTCGTCTTCTTCACCGTGATGCCAAGGACCAATTGATTGTTACAGAAAATCTTCCAATCGAGGCAGATGTGACTCACTTTCATACAATTGATTTCCCCTATTATTTATCAACATTCCAAAAGAAACGCTCAGGGAGAAAAATTGGCTATGTGCATTTTTTGCCTGATACACTTGAGGGGAGTTTGAAGATTCCATTTTTCTTAAAGGGAATTGTTAAACGTTATGTATTTTCTTTTTACAACCGGATGGAGCACTTAGTTGTGGTCAATCCTATGTTTATTGAGGATTTGGTGGCAGCTGGTATTCCACGTGAAAAAGTGACCTATATTCCTAATTTTGTCAACAAGGAAAAATGGCATCCTCTATCACAAGAAGAGATAGTCAGACTGCGAACAGAGCTAGGTCTTAGTGACAATCAGTTTATCGTAGTAGGTGCTGGTCAAGTTCAGAAACGCAAAGGAATTGATGATTTTATCCGTTTGGCTGAGGAATTGCCTCAGATTACCTTTATCTGGGCTGGTGGTTTCTCTTTTGGTGGTATGACAGATGGGTATGAACGCTATAAGAAAATGATGGATAATCCCCCTAAAAATTTGATGTTTCCAGGTATTGTATCGCCAGAGCGTATGCGCGAATTGTATGCCCTAGCGGATCTTTTCTTGTTACCTAGTTACAATGAGCTCTTTCCTATGACTATCCTAGAAGCTGCCAGTTGTGAAGCTCCTATTATGTTGCGTGATTTGGATCTCTATAAGGTGATTTTAGAGGGAAATTATAGGGCGACAGCAGATAGAGAAGAGATGAAAGAAGCTATTCTGGAATATCAAGCGAATCCTGCTGCCTTAAAAGATTTGAAAGAAAAAGCTAAGAATATTTCTAGAGAGTATTCTGAAGAGCATCTGTTGCAAATCTGGTTGGACTTTTATGAGAAACAAGCCGCTTTAGGGAGAAAGTAA
- a CDS encoding aminoacyl-tRNA deacylase: MAKKVKIKKTLVEQILSKAGIPHQGIQINALEGELPKDYERDQIFKTLALLGDKTGPIIGIVPITQHLSEKKLAKISGNKKVSMIPQKDLEKTTGYIHGANNPVGIRQKHNYPIFIDKIALDLDQMIVSAGEVGHSIIVAPQDLASFVKADFADILEDSK; the protein is encoded by the coding sequence ATGGCAAAAAAAGTTAAAATCAAAAAAACATTGGTGGAACAAATCCTGTCCAAAGCAGGTATCCCACATCAAGGGATTCAAATCAATGCCCTGGAAGGAGAACTTCCGAAAGATTATGAACGAGATCAGATTTTCAAAACCTTGGCTCTTTTAGGAGATAAGACCGGACCGATTATCGGAATTGTACCTATCACTCAACACCTATCGGAAAAGAAATTAGCTAAAATTTCTGGCAATAAAAAAGTGAGCATGATTCCACAAAAGGACTTAGAAAAAACAACAGGTTACATTCATGGAGCCAATAATCCTGTCGGTATTCGTCAGAAACACAATTATCCCATTTTTATCGATAAGATTGCCCTAGACTTGGATCAAATGATTGTCTCTGCTGGGGAAGTTGGTCACAGCATTATCGTCGCACCACAAGACTTAGCTAGCTTTGTAAAGGCTGACTTTGCAGATATTTTGGAGGACAGCAAGTAA
- a CDS encoding aromatic ring hydroxylase: MAYTEEQIENIKTRILSALEEVIDPELGIDIVNLGLIYEIRFDGDTGQTEIDMTLTTMGCPLADLLTDQIYDAMTEVPEVTDTEVKLVWYPAWTVEKMSRYARIALGIK; encoded by the coding sequence ATGGCTTATACAGAAGAGCAAATTGAAAACATCAAAACACGAATTTTATCAGCCTTGGAAGAGGTTATTGACCCTGAGTTGGGAATCGATATTGTCAATCTTGGTTTGATCTATGAGATTCGTTTTGACGGTGATACAGGGCAAACAGAGATTGATATGACTTTGACAACTATGGGTTGTCCCCTAGCTGACCTTTTGACAGACCAGATTTATGATGCCATGACAGAGGTGCCAGAAGTAACGGATACTGAGGTCAAATTAGTCTGGTATCCAGCCTGGACCGTTGAAAAAATGAGTCGCTATGCCCGTATTGCCCTAGGCATTAAGTAA
- a CDS encoding amino acid ABC transporter ATP-binding protein, with protein MLELRNINKGFGEKQILSNFSLRIPEKQILAIVGPSGGGKTTLLRMLAGLETIDSGQIFYNGEPLELDELEKRNLLGFVFQDFQLFPHLSVLDNLTLSPVKTMGMKQEEAEKKARGLLEQLGLAGHADAYPFSLSGGQKQRVALARAMMIDPEIIGYDEPTSALDPELRLEVEKLILQNRELGMTQIVVTHDLQFAENIADQILKVEPK; from the coding sequence ATGTTAGAATTACGAAATATCAATAAGGGATTTGGTGAAAAGCAAATTTTGTCCAATTTTAGTTTAAGAATTCCTGAAAAGCAAATCCTGGCTATCGTTGGGCCTTCTGGTGGAGGTAAGACAACTCTCTTACGTATGCTTGCGGGTCTTGAAACCATTGATTCAGGGCAAATCTTTTATAATGGAGAACCTTTAGAACTGGATGAATTGGAGAAGCGGAATTTACTGGGATTTGTATTCCAAGATTTTCAACTGTTCCCTCATTTATCAGTTTTAGATAATTTGACCTTATCACCTGTGAAGACTATGGGGATGAAGCAGGAAGAGGCTGAGAAGAAGGCGCGAGGGCTTTTGGAACAGTTAGGACTGGCTGGTCATGCAGACGCCTATCCCTTCTCACTATCTGGTGGGCAAAAGCAACGGGTGGCCTTGGCGCGTGCTATGATGATTGACCCAGAAATCATTGGCTACGATGAACCAACTTCTGCTCTGGATCCAGAATTGCGCTTGGAAGTGGAAAAACTGATCTTGCAAAATAGGGAACTTGGCATGACCCAGATTGTCGTTACCCACGATTTACAGTTCGCTGAAAATATCGCAGATCAGATTCTCAAGGTTGAGCCCAAGTAG
- a CDS encoding glutamine ABC transporter substrate-binding protein translates to MTNKKIALVLVSLLTLFLTACTQKASDPKQDNWDKYQEQGTITIGFDNTFVPMGFEEKNGQYTGFDIDLAQAVSEKLGFKVQFQPIDWDMKETELQNGTIDAIWNGYSATDERREKVVFSIPYMENQQVLVAKKSQQIHSVEDMKDKTLGAQAGSSGYLDFEAQPDLLKNRVKDQKANQYQSFNEALIDLKNDRIDALLIDRVYANYYLQSEGILSDYNVFSAGFESESFAVGVRPADKRLLQALNQAFVQLYQEGKFQEISQKWFGEDVATKEVKSRD, encoded by the coding sequence ATGACTAATAAGAAAATTGCTTTAGTATTGGTTTCTCTCCTGACACTCTTTTTAACAGCTTGTACTCAGAAGGCTAGTGATCCAAAGCAGGATAACTGGGATAAATATCAAGAGCAGGGGACTATTACTATTGGTTTTGATAATACCTTCGTACCTATGGGATTTGAAGAAAAGAATGGACAGTATACAGGCTTTGATATTGACTTAGCACAAGCTGTCTCTGAAAAATTGGGTTTTAAGGTGCAATTTCAGCCAATTGACTGGGATATGAAGGAGACGGAACTGCAAAATGGAACCATAGACGCCATCTGGAATGGTTATTCTGCGACTGATGAACGCCGAGAGAAAGTTGTCTTTAGCATTCCTTATATGGAAAATCAGCAGGTTTTGGTTGCTAAGAAAAGCCAGCAGATTCATTCGGTAGAGGATATGAAGGATAAGACCTTGGGAGCGCAAGCCGGTTCATCTGGTTATCTTGACTTTGAGGCCCAGCCAGATTTACTGAAAAATCGTGTCAAAGACCAGAAGGCTAATCAGTACCAGAGTTTTAATGAGGCCTTGATTGATTTGAAAAATGACCGGATTGATGCTTTGTTGATTGACCGAGTGTATGCTAATTACTATCTCCAGTCTGAAGGTATATTAAGTGATTACAATGTTTTTTCAGCAGGATTTGAAAGTGAATCTTTTGCGGTCGGAGTTAGACCTGCTGACAAAAGATTACTACAAGCTTTAAACCAAGCTTTTGTTCAACTTTACCAAGAAGGGAAGTTCCAAGAAATCAGCCAAAAATGGTTTGGAGAAGATGTAGCAACCAAAGAAGTGAAAAGTAGAGATTGA
- a CDS encoding PspC family transcriptional regulator, giving the protein MRSGRDKKIAGVCAGVAYYLDMDPTIVRVIWGVLACCYGAGIVAYIILWIIAPVASDY; this is encoded by the coding sequence ATGAGAAGTGGTCGTGATAAAAAGATTGCTGGTGTTTGTGCCGGGGTGGCCTATTATCTAGATATGGATCCGACTATTGTTCGAGTTATTTGGGGTGTCCTTGCTTGCTGTTACGGAGCTGGAATTGTAGCTTATATCATTTTATGGATTATTGCACCAGTAGCAAGTGACTATTGA
- a CDS encoding amino acid ABC transporter permease, protein MSYLFEILPSLLSGASMTLQVFALVLIFSIPLGVLIAFALQVHWKLLHHLINIYIWIMRGTPLLLQLIFIYYVLPSIGIRLDRLPAAIIAFVLNYAAYFAEIFRGGIDTIPKGQYEAAKVLKFSPFDTVRYIILPQVTKIVLPSVFNEVMSLVKDTSLVYALGISDLILASRTAANRDASLVPMFLAGAIYLILIGIVTILAKKVEKKYSYYR, encoded by the coding sequence ATGTCTTATTTGTTTGAGATATTACCGAGTTTATTGAGCGGTGCAAGCATGACTTTACAGGTGTTTGCACTGGTCTTGATTTTTTCTATTCCTTTGGGCGTTTTGATTGCCTTTGCCTTGCAAGTCCATTGGAAGCTCCTCCATCATCTGATTAACATTTATATCTGGATTATGCGGGGCACACCCTTGCTCTTACAATTGATCTTTATCTATTATGTGCTCCCGAGTATTGGGATTCGTTTGGATCGCCTTCCTGCGGCCATTATTGCCTTTGTTCTAAATTATGCGGCTTACTTTGCTGAAATCTTCCGTGGGGGAATTGATACCATTCCTAAAGGTCAATATGAAGCTGCTAAGGTTTTGAAGTTTAGTCCCTTTGACACAGTTCGCTATATTATATTACCTCAGGTAACCAAGATTGTTCTTCCTAGCGTGTTTAATGAAGTTATGAGTTTGGTCAAGGATACCTCTCTGGTCTATGCTCTAGGTATTTCTGACCTTATCTTGGCTAGTCGAACAGCTGCCAACCGTGATGCTAGCCTGGTTCCTATGTTCTTGGCAGGAGCCATTTACTTGATTTTGATTGGTATTGTGACCATTCTTGCCAAAAAAGTTGAGAAGAAGTATAGTTACTATAGATAG
- a CDS encoding phosphoglycerate mutase produces the protein MKLYFVRHGRTVWNQEGRFQGASGGSPLLPESIETLKKLGQYLKEIPFDHIYASDLPRAVKSAEIIQSQLQTPCPLKCVPNLREWQLGKLEGLKIATLEAIYPQQIQAFRTNLAKFDTQMFEAESLHSTTQRTIQFIKSLKDSPAERILIVGHGANLTASLRTLLGYQEPLLRKDGGLANASLTILETHDFETFTLDTWNDTSYQ, from the coding sequence ATGAAACTCTACTTTGTCCGCCACGGCCGTACGGTCTGGAACCAAGAAGGACGCTTTCAAGGTGCTAGTGGCGGTTCTCCCCTACTTCCTGAATCTATTGAAACCCTTAAAAAACTTGGTCAGTATCTCAAGGAAATTCCTTTTGATCATATTTATGCAAGTGATTTACCTCGAGCAGTCAAATCTGCCGAAATTATCCAAAGTCAACTCCAGACTCCCTGTCCTTTAAAATGCGTTCCTAATCTCCGTGAATGGCAGCTGGGTAAATTAGAAGGTTTGAAAATCGCAACTTTGGAAGCTATTTACCCGCAACAAATCCAGGCTTTCCGTACGAATCTTGCCAAGTTTGACACTCAAATGTTTGAAGCTGAATCCCTCCATAGCACAACTCAACGGACCATCCAATTTATCAAATCACTCAAAGATAGTCCGGCTGAGCGTATTCTAATTGTCGGCCACGGTGCCAATCTTACTGCCAGTCTTCGTACTCTTCTAGGCTATCAAGAACCACTTCTTCGTAAAGATGGTGGTCTAGCAAATGCCAGCCTGACAATTCTAGAAACCCATGATTTTGAAACATTTACTCTCGATACTTGGAATGATACTTCCTATCAATAA